Part of the Faecalibacterium duncaniae genome, AAGAACGTCAAGGCCTGACGGGAAAACAGGGGCAAAAGTCATACTCTCACAGGGGATAAAACCCCAAATATGGGGAGAAATGCAGGGGAATCCGGGAAAACAGAACAAGATATTGTGTTCAGACGACAAAGTTCTCCACTCTTTCCACCGAGTTTTCAACATTCAACTTCTGTTTTGCACACCCGCCGTGGAAAGAAAAGCAGCTGCAGCCCTTTCCACAAGCCTTTCACACTGCATTCACAAGCCGGTGGAAAACCACGGAGCCGCACCATTCCACACATTTTCCGACTTTTCCACATCTTCCCCAGCCCCTACTACGAATACTACAACAAGTTCAATATAGATTTGGAGGTTTTGTCCCTGTTTTATGGGAGAAAGAACCTCAAAACTTGAATCCAAAATAAGGAGAGACGCGCAATTGAACATCATCTGCGATAAGACCCTGCTGAGTGCAGCCATTGACGGCGTTTCCAAAGCTGTTACCCTGCGCTCCACCATCCCAGTACTGGAGGGTATCCTGCTGAAAGCCGAAGGCTTCCAGCTCACCCTGACCGGCTACGACCTGGAAATGGGCATCGTGACCACCATTGATGCCAATGTCAAAGAGCCCGGCGAGGTGGTTCTGAACGCCAAGCTGCTCAGCAGCATGGTCAGCCGGATGCCTTCCGGCCAGATCAACATCCAATCGGCCGAAAACGGAAAAACCACCATCCAGAGCGGTGTGGCACAGTTCGAGATCCAGTCCATGAACCCCACCGATTTCCCCGAGCTGCCCAACACCGGTGCCGAGGAGACCCTGAACATCAAGACCGGCGTACTCCGTGATATGATCGAGCGCACCCTGTACGCCGTCAGTCAGGATGAGAAAAAACCTGCGCATACCGGTGAATTATTCGAGATCTCGCCGGATAAGCTGACCGTTGTTGCGCTGGACGGCTACCGTCTGGCCATTGTGGAGCGGCCGGTGGAAGCCATAAAGGAAATCCGTATCATCGTACCCAGCAAGACCATGAACGAGGTCTCCCACCTGCTGGCCAACGACGACGAGGAGACTGTGCACATCTCCGCAAACCGCCGCTATGTGGTGTTCACCACTGCCGGTTACACCATTATGAGCCGCCTGATCGAGGGCGAATTCCTCAACTACCACAACGTGATCCCCAATGGCAGCCGCACCAGCGTGGTTCTGGACACCAAGGAGTTCATCGAGACCATCGAGCGTGCCTCCCTGATCATTACAGAGCGTTTAAAAAATCCCCTCCGCATCAGTTTTACAGAGGGTAAAGTGGTGGTCCGCTGCCAGACCAATCTGGGCCGCGTGGTGGATGAATTCAACGCGCAGTGCGAGGGCGATGAGGTGGAGATCGGTTTCAACAACCGCTATCTGCTGGATGCCCTGCGCAACGCCCGCACCGAGCAGGTCAAGCTGGAGATCAGCGGCCCGCTGAGCCCGGTCAAGGTCCTGCCTACCGAGGGCAGCGACTTTTTGTATCTGGTCCTGCCTGTCCGCTTCAAGAATGATTGAGAGGCATAAAAATGCAAAAAATTCTCATCCATACGGAATTTATCAAGCTGGATGCCCTGCTGAAATATGCGGGTCTGTGTGAGACCGGCGGCGAAGCCAAGGAGCTGGTGCAGGGCGGTGCTGTCAAGGTGAACGGTGAGGTCTGCACCATGCGGGGCAAAAAGTGCCGCGCCGGGGATGTCGTCGAGTTGGACGGCCAGACCGTGGAAGTGGGACAGGGCCAGTAAACCATGCGCCTGCTTTCCTTAGAAGTAACGAATTACCGCAATATCGCATCGGCAAGCCTGACCCCGGGCCGGGAGCTGACCGTGATCTGCGGCAACAACGGCCAGGGCAAGACCAACCTGCTGGAGGCCATCTGGCTGCTGACCGGCGGCAAGAGCTTCCGGGGCGGCAAGGATGCAGAGCTGGTGCGGCGGGGCGAACCCTTTGCCGTGCTGGAAGCCTCCACACTCCGGGCACAGCAGGAGGAACAGGAGCCTGACGAGCCGAACCGTGTCCGGCTGACGGTGGGCACCCCGGATTCCCAGCGGCCCGGACGGTACGCCTCGGTGAACGGGGCAGCCCCCAGGCGGGCGGCAGGGCTTGCCGGCAGTTTTCCGGCTGTTGTGTTTGACCCCGGCCACCTGAGCCTGGTCAAGGGAGCACCCGAGGGGCGGCGCAAATTTCTGGATGCCGCCCTCTGTCAGCTCTACCCCGGCTACCTGACCGTGTACCGCCGCTATCTGCGGGCCCTGCAGCAGAAAAACGCTCTGCTGCGCCGCTCCCCTGCCGGGCAGGAACGTCCCTACGCCGAAAAAATGGCCCTGCTCGAGGTGCTGAACACCGAGCTTGCCGCGCAGGGGGAAGCCATCCAGCAGCGGCGGCGGGCCTACCTGGAACGGCTGGCCCCGCTGGCCTGTGCCAATTACGAGGAGCTTTCCCATGGGGCGGAGCGGATGGAGCTGCGGTATGCCGCCCAGTTTGAGCCGGGTGGTCTGGCAGCCCTGCTCAAAGCCCGCCAGAATGAGGAAGTCCGGGCCGGGCAGAGCCTGTGCGGCCCCCACCGGGAAGATATGGAGCTGCTGCTGGACGGCCAGCCCGCCAGAGTGTTTGCCAGCCAGGGGCAGCAGCGCAGTGTGGTGCTCAGCCTGAAAATGGCCGAAGCCGCCGCCGCTGCTGCCATCACCGGGGAGCACCCCGTCCTCTTGCTGGACGATGTGCTCAGTGAGCTGGATGATGGCCGCAAGCAGTATCTGCTGACCCGGATGCGGGAAAAACAGACCTTTGTCACCAGCTGTGACGATACGGCCTTCCTGAAAACGGATGGCGAGGTCTACCGCATGAACGGCGGTGTCCTGAGTAAAATCTGAAATGGAGAAATGTTGCATCGCTGCATTGCATAGAATGCGAAAAATGCGACAGAATATGCAGTCTGCATCTGCGGGAGAATATACGCAATGTATATCCATCTGGGCCGGGACTATGTCCTGAATGACCGTGATATCATCGGCATCTTCAATCTGGAGACCACCACCGTCTCCCCCCGGGGGCGGGAATTTCTCAACTATGCCCAGAAGAATGGGGCCGTGGTCAGCCTTTCGGATGACCTGCCCCAGTGTTATGTTCTGGCCGATGCCCCTGTGGACACCGTTTATCTTTCGGAGCTGTCCAGCGCGGCCATGAAGCGGCGCACCGAAATGTCGTTCTGAAAAAATTAACAACGATCCAATCGATTGAAAAAATATCAAGTAAAGGGAGAAAGGATATGGCAGAGGAAATCATCACCAGCACCAATGTGGAAACCGCGACCGACCATGAGTATAATGCCAGCGAGATCCAGGTCCTGAAGGGTCTGGAGGCCGTGCGCAAGCGTCCCGGCATGTATATCGGCTCCACCGGTGAGCGGGGCCTGCATCATCTGGTTTACGAGATCGTGGACAACGCCATTGATGAAGCGCTGGCAGGCTACTGCAACCACATTGAGGTCAAGATCTTAAAGAATAACATCATTCAGGTCACCGACAACGGCCGCGGCATCCCCGTGGATATCCAGGCCGATACCGGTCTGCCCGCCGTCACCGTCGTCTATACCATCCTGCACGCAGGCGGTAAGTTCGGCGGCGAGAACTCCGGCTACAAGGTGGCCGGTGGTCTGCACGGTGTCGGCGCGTCCGTGGTCAACGCCTGCTCTGAGTGGCTGACGGTCAATGTCCGCCGCGACGGCCATGAATACGAGCAGACCTTCCGCCGCGGCGACCCGGACGGCCCCCTGAAGTGCCTGGGCACAGTGGCTGAGGGGGTCACCGGCACCCGCGTTACCTTCAAGCCCGACCCCGAGATGTTCAAGGACACCACCGTCTATAACTTCGAGACGCTGGAAAAGCGCCTGCGCGAGGAGAGCTTCCTGAACGCCGGTGTCAAGATCACCCTGACCGATGAGCGGGAGCTCTACACCCCCGTTCTGGAGGATGGCCAGGAAGGTGACCCCTGCTACCGTACCGAGGTCATGTGCTATGAGGGCGGCATCAAGAGCTTTGTCACCTATCTGGGCGAAAAGCGCAATCTGGAGGTGCTCCACCCCAATGTCATCTACCTCAAGGGCCAGACCGAGCGGGGCATGGCCGAGATCGCGCTGCAGTATAATTCCAGCTATAACGAACTGCTGCTGAGCTTTGCCAACAACGTCAACACCCCGGACGGCGGCACCCATGAAGAGGGTTTCCGCACCAGCCTGACCCGTGTGTTCAATGATTACGGCCGCAGCCACGGCCTGCTGAAGGATAAGGACGAGAACCTTTCCGGCTCCGATGTCCGCGAGGGCCTCATCTGCGTCATTTCCGTCAAGCTGCAGGAGGCAGAGTTTGAGGGCCAGACCAAGGCAAAGCTGGGCAATACCGAGATCCGCACCCTTGTTTCCAACATGGTGTACACCAAGCTGATGGAGTTCTTTGAGGAGAACCCCGGCGTGGCAAAGGCCATTTTTGAAAAGGCCACCCAGGCAGCCCGCGCCCGTGCTGCTGCCAAAAAGGCCCGGGAGCTGGTGCGCCGTAAGAGCGCGCTGGAGACCAGCCGGATGCCCGGCAAGCTGGCCGACTGCCGTGAAAAAGACCCCACCCGCACCGAGATCTTCATCGTCGAGGGTGACTCTGCAGGCGGCTCTGCCAAGATGGGCCGTGACTCCGCCATTCAGGCCATCCTCCCCCTGTGGGGCAAGATGCTGAACGTGGAAAAGGCCCGCGCGGACCGCATCTACGGAAACGATAAGCTGATGCCCGTGGTGCTGGCTCTGGGCTGCGGCATCGGCGAGGAATTCGATATCTCCAAGCTGCGGTATGATAAAGTGTTCATCATGGCCGA contains:
- a CDS encoding RNA-binding S4 domain-containing protein; amino-acid sequence: MQKILIHTEFIKLDALLKYAGLCETGGEAKELVQGGAVKVNGEVCTMRGKKCRAGDVVELDGQTVEVGQGQ
- the dnaN gene encoding DNA polymerase III subunit beta, translating into MNIICDKTLLSAAIDGVSKAVTLRSTIPVLEGILLKAEGFQLTLTGYDLEMGIVTTIDANVKEPGEVVLNAKLLSSMVSRMPSGQINIQSAENGKTTIQSGVAQFEIQSMNPTDFPELPNTGAEETLNIKTGVLRDMIERTLYAVSQDEKKPAHTGELFEISPDKLTVVALDGYRLAIVERPVEAIKEIRIIVPSKTMNEVSHLLANDDEETVHISANRRYVVFTTAGYTIMSRLIEGEFLNYHNVIPNGSRTSVVLDTKEFIETIERASLIITERLKNPLRISFTEGKVVVRCQTNLGRVVDEFNAQCEGDEVEIGFNNRYLLDALRNARTEQVKLEISGPLSPVKVLPTEGSDFLYLVLPVRFKND
- the gyrB gene encoding DNA topoisomerase (ATP-hydrolyzing) subunit B, with protein sequence MAEEIITSTNVETATDHEYNASEIQVLKGLEAVRKRPGMYIGSTGERGLHHLVYEIVDNAIDEALAGYCNHIEVKILKNNIIQVTDNGRGIPVDIQADTGLPAVTVVYTILHAGGKFGGENSGYKVAGGLHGVGASVVNACSEWLTVNVRRDGHEYEQTFRRGDPDGPLKCLGTVAEGVTGTRVTFKPDPEMFKDTTVYNFETLEKRLREESFLNAGVKITLTDERELYTPVLEDGQEGDPCYRTEVMCYEGGIKSFVTYLGEKRNLEVLHPNVIYLKGQTERGMAEIALQYNSSYNELLLSFANNVNTPDGGTHEEGFRTSLTRVFNDYGRSHGLLKDKDENLSGSDVREGLICVISVKLQEAEFEGQTKAKLGNTEIRTLVSNMVYTKLMEFFEENPGVAKAIFEKATQAARARAAAKKARELVRRKSALETSRMPGKLADCREKDPTRTEIFIVEGDSAGGSAKMGRDSAIQAILPLWGKMLNVEKARADRIYGNDKLMPVVLALGCGIGEEFDISKLRYDKVFIMADADVDGSHICTLMLTFFFRYMRPLIEQGHVYVAQPPLFKVQKGNTIKYAYNDAEMAILSQEMPGAKVNRYKGLGEMNPEQLWETTMNPDNRVIVQITIEDAEKADEAFTILMGDQVEPRRRFIETNAQYAKLDV
- the recF gene encoding DNA replication/repair protein RecF (All proteins in this family for which functions are known are DNA-binding proteins that assist the filamentation of RecA onto DNA for the initiation of recombination or recombinational repair.), whose product is MRLLSLEVTNYRNIASASLTPGRELTVICGNNGQGKTNLLEAIWLLTGGKSFRGGKDAELVRRGEPFAVLEASTLRAQQEEQEPDEPNRVRLTVGTPDSQRPGRYASVNGAAPRRAAGLAGSFPAVVFDPGHLSLVKGAPEGRRKFLDAALCQLYPGYLTVYRRYLRALQQKNALLRRSPAGQERPYAEKMALLEVLNTELAAQGEAIQQRRRAYLERLAPLACANYEELSHGAERMELRYAAQFEPGGLAALLKARQNEEVRAGQSLCGPHREDMELLLDGQPARVFASQGQQRSVVLSLKMAEAAAAAAITGEHPVLLLDDVLSELDDGRKQYLLTRMREKQTFVTSCDDTAFLKTDGEVYRMNGGVLSKI
- the remB gene encoding extracellular matrix regulator RemB → MYIHLGRDYVLNDRDIIGIFNLETTTVSPRGREFLNYAQKNGAVVSLSDDLPQCYVLADAPVDTVYLSELSSAAMKRRTEMSF